Proteins encoded within one genomic window of Triticum aestivum cultivar Chinese Spring chromosome 2D, IWGSC CS RefSeq v2.1, whole genome shotgun sequence:
- the LOC123051333 gene encoding ER membrane protein complex subunit 8/9 homolog — translation MGVECRYELAQAAYVKLALHALKHPAAAVNGLLVGRLADPAASPAVVSVADAVPLSHQPHHLPLLPTLELALTLVEDHFQAQGLAVVGYYHANARRDDADLPAVAKRVGDHIFRYFPRAAVLLLDNVKLEEVVKGSSRDAVVQLYTRDSSKSWRQAGSDGSSQLKLKEASTNVVLADHVTTKKWQKVVDFDDHLDDISKDWLNASLLG, via the exons ATGGGCGTGGAGTGTCGGTACGAGCTCGCGCAGGCGGCGTACGTGAAGCTCGCGCTGCACGCGCTCAAGCACCCGGCGGCGGCCGTCAACGGGCTCCTCGTCGGCCGCCTGGCGGACCCGGCCGCCTCCCCGGCCGTCGTCTCGGTCGCCGACGCCGTGCCGCTCTCCCACCAGCCGCACCACCTCCCGCTGCTCCCCACGCTCGAGCTCGCGCTCACCCTCGTCGAGGACCACTTCCAGGcgcagggcctcgccgtcgtcggaTACTACCACGCCAACGCGCGCCGCGACGACGCCGACCTCCCCGCCGTCGCCAAGCGCGTCGGGGACCACATCTTCCGCTACTTCCCCCGCGCCGCGGTGCTGCTG CTGGACAACGTGAAGCTCGAGGAGGTGGTGAAGGGGAGCAGTCGCGATGCCGTTGTTCAG CTATACACCAGGGATTCATCAAAAAGCTGGCGTCAGGCTGGATCAGATGGAAGTAGTCAGCTCAAACTGAAAGAGGCATCTACAAATGTGGTCTTAGCTGATCATGTTACCACGAAGAAATGGCAGAAAGTTGTTGATTTCGACGACCACCTCGATGATATCAGCAA GGACTGGTTGAACGCAAGCCTGCTTGGTTGA